A genomic segment from Bryobacteraceae bacterium encodes:
- a CDS encoding MBL fold metallo-hydrolase translates to MNSKYFAVLLWAAAGTAWIGIGIYAQAPQPDGAGIERGNLPRGWPTGGPRCMEAPEWRVHEYNEDFYILRESGCVHYEKPFLYLIFGNDTAMLMDTGAGATELASTVDGLVAKWLQRKKRSDIKLMVMHSHGHRDHIARDSQFRDRPGVEFISAEIPAVKKAFGIAQWPEQVGRIDLGRRVLDVIPIPGHHPVAVALYDRRTAILMTGDNVYPGRLYISDWRAFAASTRRLVDFAESRIVSHVLGCHIEQSRTPYLEFPIGSIFQPDEHVLELSKGHLLELDRALASTGGEPKRVALRDMTLYPVNDQIWNDLRKTREETETRQRETQWRQPDAQ, encoded by the coding sequence ATGAATTCCAAATATTTCGCGGTCCTGCTGTGGGCCGCCGCCGGCACGGCGTGGATCGGCATCGGTATCTACGCCCAAGCGCCCCAGCCCGACGGAGCCGGGATTGAGCGAGGCAATCTGCCCCGCGGCTGGCCCACCGGCGGACCCCGTTGCATGGAAGCGCCCGAGTGGCGCGTTCACGAGTACAACGAGGACTTTTACATTCTTCGGGAGTCCGGCTGCGTTCACTACGAAAAGCCGTTCCTCTACCTCATCTTCGGCAACGATACGGCGATGCTCATGGACACCGGCGCCGGCGCCACCGAACTGGCGTCCACCGTGGACGGACTGGTCGCGAAATGGCTGCAGCGCAAGAAGCGGTCTGACATCAAACTGATGGTCATGCACTCCCACGGCCATCGCGACCACATCGCGCGCGACAGCCAGTTCCGGGATCGGCCCGGCGTCGAGTTCATTTCCGCCGAGATACCGGCTGTCAAAAAGGCGTTCGGGATCGCGCAGTGGCCGGAACAGGTCGGTCGCATCGACCTCGGCCGCCGCGTGCTCGACGTGATTCCCATTCCCGGCCACCACCCTGTTGCGGTCGCCCTCTATGACCGGCGCACCGCGATCCTGATGACCGGCGACAACGTGTATCCCGGCCGCCTCTACATCTCGGACTGGCGGGCTTTCGCCGCCAGCACCCGCCGGCTCGTGGACTTCGCCGAATCTCGAATCGTCAGCCACGTGCTCGGCTGCCACATCGAACAAAGCCGCACGCCGTACCTGGAGTTCCCCATAGGATCGATCTTTCAGCCGGACGAACACGTGCTCGAATTGTCTAAGGGGCATCTGTTGGAACTCGATAGGGCGCTGGCGTCCACCGGGGGCGAACCGAAGCGGGTCGCTCTGCGCGACATGACGCTATACCCGGTGAACGATCAGATCTGGAACGATCTCCGCAAGACGCGGGAAGAAACCGAAACGCGCCAGCGCGAGACGCAGTGGAGGCAGCCCGACGCGCAGTGA
- a CDS encoding cyclic nucleotide-binding domain-containing protein, with amino-acid sequence MRKALYLMGILDDRDLEWLVKNGEAQFIKSGTTLIQEGGSIDSLYVLLDGKLSVTIGRGVEVASLLSGEIVGEMSFVDSRPPSASVVAIQDCQVLTVPRASLKRRLEEDEAFAARFYRAMAVYLADRLRTTVSRFGYGSAKQDADPHQVDELDDEMMDSMSLAAVRFDELLRRLRVN; translated from the coding sequence ATGAGAAAAGCACTCTACCTGATGGGGATCCTGGATGACCGCGATCTCGAGTGGCTGGTCAAGAACGGCGAAGCGCAATTTATCAAGTCCGGGACCACGCTCATTCAGGAAGGCGGGTCGATCGACTCCTTGTACGTGCTGCTCGATGGTAAGCTTTCGGTGACCATCGGCCGGGGCGTCGAAGTGGCGTCGCTTCTTTCCGGCGAAATCGTCGGCGAGATGTCATTCGTCGACTCCCGGCCCCCTTCGGCCTCGGTCGTCGCCATACAGGACTGCCAGGTATTGACCGTTCCGCGCGCCTCTCTGAAGCGCCGGCTCGAAGAGGACGAGGCGTTCGCCGCCAGGTTCTACCGCGCCATGGCCGTCTATCTGGCCGACCGGCTTCGCACCACCGTCAGCCGCTTCGGCTATGGCAGCGCGAAACAGGACGCCGATCCGCATCAGGTCGACGAACTCGACGACGAAATGATGGACTCCATGTCTCTAGCAGCGGTCCGCTTCGACGAATTGTTGCGCCGTCTACGCGTCAACTAG
- the uca gene encoding urea carboxylase produces MFRKVLVANRGAIACRIIRTLRRMGVGSVAIYSEADRHAAHVPQADEAVCVGPPPAAESYLNAERILEAARSLGVEAVHPGYGFLSENADFAEACAHQGLEFVGPEPDQIRAFGLKHTARKLAREEDLALLPGSGLLENARHARWEADRIGYPVILKSTAGGGGIGMRVCRSAAELEDGLAAVERLGASNFGQPGAYLERYVERARHIEVQIFGSGRGSVVALGERDCSAQRRNQKVIEETPAPGLSELSRRALVDAAVRLAQSVRYRSAGTVEFILDQTTGEFYFLEVNTRLQVEHGVTEEVTGIDLVEWMVKLAAGELPPLELLSTKASGASIQVRLYAEDPAKDFRPSSGTLHRVEYPDGVRWESWVGSGAEVTPYYDPMLAKVIVRAEDREAAVAKLSEALEACRLDGIETNLPYLRQIVSDDRFRAGGMTTAYLKDFPYRLSAAEVIEAGTQTTVQDFPGRLGYWHVGVPPSGPMDHLAFRLVNRIAGNDEGAAAIECAMTGPALRFHADTTIAIGGADMGATLDGNSVPRWRPVEVKAGQTLHMGAAASGARSYLAIAGGIDVPCYLGSRSTFILGKFGGHAGRTLRTGDVLRWGTDAGRPWSPPAAAEPKYSSAWEIGVLYGPHGEPDFFTPDDIRMIFSTSWKVHYNSDRTGVRLIGPKPRWARSDGGEAGLHPSNIHDNAYAIGAMDFTGDMPVLLGPDGPSLGGFVCPCTIAHAELWKLGQLKPGDEVRFRLITIREAEAMDRAVDEVIAGTRDSLPSLPIDHKPEAPVVRIAGDVVTRQAGDRNLLIEFGPLELDLALRFRVHALEQSLRNLGRRGILDITPGIRSLQIHFDARRVRREELLELVENALEGGQDPDAIEAPSRTVHLPLSWDDPATRLAIEKYTQSVRPDAPWCPSNIEFIRRINGLGSEDDVRRIVYDANYLVLGLGDVYLGAPVATPVDPRHRLVTTKYNPARTWTAENSVGIGGAYLCVYGMEGPGGYQFIGRTIQMWNTHRATADFPHGKPWLLRFFDQIRFYPVTAAELLELRDAFPHGRFALRTEEGTFRLGDYRRFLSPICAEAGVFKRRQQEAFDQERERWAAAGQAAYVDEPLTAPASGDDDAPPDGCASVRSPITANVWQISVEPGQHVEPGQKLVVLEAMKMEVAVVAPQAGVVEALRCSKGGMVAAGQSLVVFKPDLEAA; encoded by the coding sequence ATGTTCCGGAAGGTCCTGGTGGCTAATCGCGGCGCGATCGCCTGCCGAATCATCCGGACACTACGGCGGATGGGCGTGGGTTCGGTGGCGATCTATTCCGAGGCGGACCGTCATGCGGCGCATGTTCCGCAGGCCGACGAGGCGGTCTGCGTAGGCCCGCCGCCGGCGGCGGAGAGCTATTTGAATGCTGAACGGATCCTCGAAGCCGCGCGCAGTCTGGGCGTGGAGGCAGTCCATCCCGGCTATGGCTTTCTCAGTGAGAACGCCGACTTCGCCGAGGCCTGCGCTCACCAAGGGCTCGAGTTCGTGGGGCCGGAGCCGGATCAGATCCGCGCGTTCGGATTGAAACACACGGCCCGCAAATTGGCGCGCGAGGAAGACCTGGCGCTGTTGCCCGGTTCCGGCCTCCTCGAGAATGCGCGGCATGCGCGGTGGGAAGCCGACCGCATCGGCTATCCGGTAATCCTGAAGAGCACGGCCGGCGGCGGCGGCATCGGCATGCGCGTGTGCCGTTCCGCGGCAGAACTCGAGGACGGACTTGCCGCGGTGGAGCGACTGGGGGCTTCGAATTTCGGCCAACCGGGCGCCTATCTCGAGCGGTACGTGGAACGGGCGCGGCACATCGAGGTACAGATTTTCGGCTCCGGCCGCGGGAGCGTGGTGGCGCTCGGGGAGCGGGATTGCTCGGCGCAGCGGCGGAATCAGAAGGTGATCGAAGAGACGCCGGCTCCGGGGCTCAGTGAATTGTCGCGACGTGCCCTGGTGGATGCCGCGGTCCGGCTGGCGCAGTCGGTGAGGTACCGTTCGGCGGGAACGGTGGAGTTCATCCTGGATCAGACGACGGGTGAGTTCTACTTTCTGGAAGTGAATACGCGCTTGCAGGTGGAGCACGGAGTGACCGAGGAAGTAACCGGGATCGATCTGGTGGAGTGGATGGTGAAGCTCGCGGCCGGAGAACTGCCGCCGCTCGAACTACTGAGCACCAAGGCCAGCGGGGCGTCGATCCAGGTTCGTCTTTACGCAGAGGATCCGGCGAAGGACTTTCGGCCGAGCAGCGGGACGCTTCATCGTGTGGAGTATCCGGACGGCGTGCGGTGGGAGAGTTGGGTGGGCAGCGGCGCCGAGGTTACGCCCTACTACGATCCGATGCTGGCCAAGGTGATCGTGCGGGCAGAGGATCGGGAAGCGGCGGTGGCGAAACTTTCCGAAGCGCTCGAGGCGTGCCGCCTGGACGGAATCGAAACGAATCTGCCGTATCTGCGCCAGATCGTCAGCGACGACCGGTTTCGCGCCGGCGGCATGACGACGGCGTACCTGAAGGACTTTCCCTACCGGCTCAGCGCGGCTGAAGTGATCGAGGCCGGAACCCAGACTACAGTGCAGGATTTTCCGGGACGCCTCGGTTACTGGCACGTCGGAGTCCCGCCATCGGGTCCGATGGATCACCTTGCGTTCCGGCTCGTAAACCGCATCGCAGGGAATGACGAAGGCGCGGCTGCGATCGAGTGCGCGATGACCGGTCCAGCGCTACGATTCCATGCGGACACCACGATCGCCATCGGCGGCGCGGACATGGGCGCCACGCTCGACGGCAACAGCGTACCGCGATGGCGGCCGGTGGAGGTGAAGGCCGGGCAGACGCTGCACATGGGCGCGGCGGCATCGGGAGCGCGGAGTTACCTGGCGATCGCCGGTGGCATCGACGTTCCCTGCTACCTCGGCAGCCGGTCCACGTTCATTCTCGGAAAGTTCGGTGGGCATGCCGGACGGACGCTGCGTACCGGCGACGTTCTGCGATGGGGAACAGACGCCGGGCGCCCGTGGAGTCCGCCCGCCGCCGCCGAGCCGAAATACTCGAGCGCGTGGGAAATCGGCGTCCTGTACGGTCCTCATGGCGAACCCGATTTCTTCACGCCCGACGATATCCGGATGATCTTCTCGACGTCGTGGAAAGTCCACTACAACTCGGACCGCACGGGCGTTCGGCTGATCGGTCCCAAGCCGCGATGGGCGCGTTCCGACGGGGGCGAGGCCGGCCTACACCCATCCAACATTCACGACAACGCCTACGCCATCGGCGCGATGGACTTCACCGGCGACATGCCGGTGCTTCTTGGACCGGACGGACCGAGTCTGGGCGGATTTGTCTGCCCGTGCACCATTGCCCATGCCGAACTCTGGAAGCTTGGGCAATTGAAGCCGGGCGACGAGGTACGGTTCCGGCTCATCACGATCCGGGAAGCGGAGGCTATGGATCGGGCGGTCGATGAGGTTATCGCCGGCACTCGCGATTCCTTGCCCTCGCTGCCAATCGATCACAAACCGGAAGCGCCGGTTGTGCGGATCGCGGGCGATGTCGTGACCCGGCAGGCGGGAGATCGCAATCTGCTCATCGAGTTCGGCCCCCTTGAGCTGGACCTGGCTCTCCGATTTCGGGTACACGCCCTCGAGCAGAGTCTCCGTAATCTCGGCCGCCGCGGCATCCTGGATATCACGCCGGGCATCCGATCCCTGCAGATCCATTTCGACGCCCGGCGGGTGAGGCGTGAAGAACTGCTCGAATTAGTGGAGAATGCCCTGGAAGGGGGGCAGGATCCCGATGCCATCGAAGCGCCATCGCGGACTGTGCACCTGCCGCTCTCGTGGGACGACCCGGCGACGCGCCTCGCGATCGAGAAGTACACGCAGTCGGTTCGCCCGGACGCTCCATGGTGCCCAAGCAACATCGAGTTCATCCGGCGGATCAATGGTCTTGGTTCCGAAGACGACGTGCGGCGGATCGTGTATGACGCGAACTACCTGGTGCTTGGACTCGGCGACGTGTACTTGGGCGCGCCGGTGGCGACGCCGGTGGATCCACGGCATCGCCTCGTTACGACGAAATACAATCCCGCGCGGACGTGGACAGCGGAGAACTCGGTGGGAATCGGCGGCGCCTATTTGTGCGTTTACGGCATGGAGGGGCCCGGCGGCTACCAGTTCATCGGCCGCACCATCCAGATGTGGAACACGCACCGGGCTACCGCGGACTTCCCGCACGGCAAGCCGTGGCTGCTGCGGTTCTTCGACCAGATTCGGTTCTACCCGGTGACGGCGGCGGAACTGCTGGAACTGCGCGACGCTTTTCCGCACGGAAGGTTCGCGCTTCGCACCGAGGAAGGGACGTTCCGCCTGGGCGATTACCGGCGCTTTCTCTCGCCGATTTGCGCGGAGGCGGGCGTGTTCAAGCGGCGTCAACAGGAGGCCTTCGACCAGGAACGGGAACGTTGGGCGGCGGCGGGACAGGCCGCCTACGTCGACGAACCACTGACTGCCCCGGCGAGCGGCGATGACGACGCGCCACCGGATGGATGCGCATCGGTGCGGTCGCCAATTACGGCGAACGTGTGGCAGATCTCGGTGGAACCGGGACAGCACGTGGAGCCGGGGCAGAAGCTCGTGGTGCTTGAAGCGATGAAGATGGAGGTTGCCGTGGTGGCGCCGCAGGCCGGCGTGGTCGAAGCGCTGCGATGTTCAAAGGGCGGAATGGTGGCGGCCGGCCAAAGCCTGGTGGTATTCAAACCGGATCTGGAGGCGGCATGA
- a CDS encoding TonB-dependent receptor — MSANLSKLFATLSVFAASALAQGTTSLRGTVADSTGAIIPTAAVTATHRETNASRQVLADDAGNYALLQLAPGPYLVRVERDGFRVTEHMATLQVNVPLTLNVTLELGAVTETVSVTGAASTINTVDATIGNPFSQDQVRGLPLETRNIVKLLSIQPGVTPEGEVLGARRDQNNVTLDGVDVNDGQNAGINNLSGQSSNGSNANGIPREEGFNAVLPVPIDSVQEFRVTVAGQGANFGRSSGGQVALVTKSGSNQFHGSAYEFHRNTVTSANNWFNNRAGNKREPLIRNIFGASLGGRIIRDRAFFFANFEQRIDASGQLERRTVPTETLKQGIVRFRQNDGAIGQLTPSEIRAVDPLGIGFTDDMKKLLSAYPTGNDPAGGVDRGLNFSGFVFNAPLRFDDKAYVAKTDFNIDSAGKHTLSLRGTLSDRSRDSILAQFPGQSPASKLLDNSKGLAARYTIVVSPTVINVFSFGFTRLGLEQSGTVGDRFGFDSLSDLLNYSNQARGFIRHMPTTNIVNDTTWIKGQHTINAGLDFRFMRNARNSFVNSFASYTFSRNTLRGLGSDIVDATNAFIRDRAGNGSLAVSEAPNVARAMGNVLGLLNQYSVTYNFNADGSAVSLGNPVPRNFATNEYEFYLQDSWRIRPSLTLNYGLRYSSFAVPYEQNGIQVGTTVGIDQYFAERVAASEAGVAGASMPNALLTYALNGPANGKPGWYQRDNNNWSPRFGFAFSPNGDGLFSTLFGKGGVLRGGAAMLYDRYGNDMIVEFDRTGSPGLTQQVAQPRNTNFSDSIRYPNIPMLTAPSTGTFPTTPPAILGGFNSGVGISPDLVAPYSIVMNLNYARPAPGGMTMEVGYAGRLMRKNLLQSDYFQPLTRFRDPKSGQTWTEAAGQLRALFDSGVTPAQVKANPGSIPSVAFFENMFPGLANLFFPGSASANWFDLAYREYAGSELDALNDVDRERSYGPNCLSILGCNTFFASQNAGLRAWINGGNGSFHGGTFTLRRAMSRGFSFDFNYTLSHAIDTTSSAESGSGNGGAVIQDAFNPGSFRGSSDFDIRHNLTMNTVAQLPFGKGKRFLGKIPGALNQIVGGWETSLIGRYRSALPTVITHGSVWPTNYLNSALGILATGATNPQAGVGFDQTGTPSIFRNTNAADSFVAQYPGQSGTRAIARLAPMTNFDFGLFKRFFLPMEGHTLQFRAEAFNVFNNVNFFDASLRIDRPSTFGQFQRAMPARVMQFALRYEF; from the coding sequence GTGTCAGCAAATCTGTCCAAACTTTTCGCAACCTTATCCGTTTTCGCCGCCAGCGCCTTGGCGCAAGGCACCACGTCTTTGCGAGGCACGGTGGCAGATTCAACAGGCGCCATCATACCAACGGCGGCCGTCACAGCCACCCACCGGGAAACGAATGCCAGCCGCCAGGTGCTTGCCGACGACGCCGGCAACTACGCTCTGCTTCAGCTTGCGCCGGGGCCGTATCTGGTGCGGGTTGAGCGCGACGGCTTCCGCGTCACGGAGCATATGGCCACGCTTCAGGTGAATGTGCCGCTGACGTTGAACGTCACGCTCGAGCTTGGCGCCGTCACCGAAACGGTGAGCGTCACGGGCGCGGCGTCCACGATCAACACCGTCGACGCCACGATCGGCAATCCGTTCTCGCAGGACCAGGTCCGCGGACTGCCGCTCGAGACGCGCAACATCGTCAAGCTGCTGAGCATCCAACCGGGCGTCACTCCAGAGGGCGAAGTGCTCGGAGCGCGGCGCGACCAGAACAATGTCACGCTCGACGGTGTGGACGTAAACGACGGACAGAACGCCGGCATCAATAACCTCTCTGGCCAATCCAGCAACGGTTCCAATGCCAACGGCATTCCGCGGGAGGAAGGGTTCAACGCAGTGCTGCCTGTGCCGATCGATTCGGTACAGGAATTCCGCGTCACCGTCGCCGGACAAGGCGCGAACTTCGGCCGGTCGTCCGGTGGGCAAGTGGCGCTCGTGACCAAGAGCGGCAGCAACCAATTTCACGGTTCCGCGTACGAGTTCCACCGGAACACGGTGACCTCGGCCAACAACTGGTTCAACAATCGAGCCGGCAACAAGCGCGAACCGTTGATCCGCAATATCTTCGGCGCATCGCTCGGCGGGCGGATCATCCGCGACCGGGCGTTCTTCTTCGCCAACTTCGAACAGCGCATCGACGCGAGCGGCCAACTCGAGCGCCGCACGGTACCCACCGAGACGCTGAAACAGGGGATCGTCCGTTTCCGCCAGAATGACGGCGCCATCGGGCAACTGACGCCTTCGGAGATCCGTGCGGTAGACCCGCTGGGGATCGGGTTCACGGACGACATGAAGAAGCTGCTGAGCGCTTATCCCACGGGTAACGACCCGGCGGGCGGCGTGGACCGGGGGCTCAATTTCTCCGGCTTCGTCTTCAACGCGCCCTTGCGGTTCGACGACAAGGCCTACGTTGCGAAGACGGACTTCAACATCGACTCGGCCGGCAAGCATACGTTGTCGCTGCGGGGCACGCTTTCCGACCGTTCGCGCGACAGCATTCTCGCTCAGTTCCCCGGCCAGTCACCGGCATCGAAGCTGCTTGACAACAGCAAGGGGCTGGCCGCCCGCTACACCATTGTCGTTTCTCCGACGGTGATCAACGTCTTCAGCTTCGGCTTCACCAGACTCGGCCTCGAACAGTCCGGCACCGTGGGCGACCGCTTCGGTTTCGATTCTCTCAGCGATCTGCTGAACTACAGCAACCAGGCCCGCGGATTCATCCGGCACATGCCGACGACCAACATCGTCAACGACACCACCTGGATCAAGGGGCAGCATACAATCAATGCCGGCTTGGATTTCCGGTTCATGCGGAACGCGCGCAATTCCTTCGTGAACTCGTTCGCCAGCTATACGTTCAGCCGCAATACGCTGCGCGGCCTCGGCTCCGACATTGTCGACGCCACAAACGCATTCATCCGGGACCGCGCCGGCAATGGCTCGCTGGCAGTTTCGGAGGCGCCGAACGTCGCCCGCGCGATGGGTAACGTCCTTGGTCTGCTGAACCAGTACTCAGTAACCTACAACTTCAACGCTGACGGTTCGGCGGTGTCGCTGGGCAATCCGGTCCCGCGGAACTTCGCCACCAATGAGTACGAGTTCTACCTGCAGGACTCCTGGAGGATACGTCCGTCGCTCACGTTGAACTACGGCCTGCGCTACTCGAGCTTCGCGGTTCCGTATGAGCAGAACGGCATTCAGGTGGGCACCACCGTTGGCATCGATCAGTACTTCGCCGAGCGTGTGGCGGCGTCCGAAGCCGGCGTGGCCGGCGCATCCATGCCGAACGCTCTGCTCACCTACGCGTTGAACGGCCCGGCCAACGGAAAGCCGGGTTGGTACCAGCGGGACAACAACAACTGGTCTCCGCGATTCGGATTCGCTTTCAGCCCGAACGGCGACGGTCTGTTCTCCACTCTTTTCGGCAAGGGCGGCGTGCTCCGCGGCGGAGCGGCGATGCTCTATGACCGGTATGGAAACGACATGATTGTGGAGTTCGACCGGACCGGCTCACCGGGTCTCACACAGCAGGTGGCTCAGCCCCGCAACACGAACTTCTCGGATTCGATTCGCTACCCGAACATCCCGATGCTGACAGCGCCATCGACGGGGACCTTCCCCACCACGCCTCCGGCGATTCTAGGCGGCTTCAACAGCGGGGTTGGCATTTCACCGGATCTGGTGGCGCCCTACTCGATCGTGATGAACCTGAACTACGCACGACCGGCGCCGGGAGGGATGACGATGGAGGTCGGCTATGCGGGCCGGCTCATGAGGAAGAACCTGCTTCAGTCCGACTACTTCCAGCCGCTGACCCGGTTCCGGGACCCGAAGTCCGGCCAGACGTGGACGGAAGCAGCCGGCCAGTTGCGCGCTCTGTTCGATTCCGGCGTAACGCCCGCGCAGGTGAAAGCGAACCCCGGCTCGATCCCGTCGGTGGCTTTCTTCGAGAACATGTTCCCGGGGCTGGCCAATCTGTTCTTCCCCGGATCGGCGTCGGCCAACTGGTTCGACCTGGCTTATCGCGAATACGCCGGCTCCGAACTCGACGCATTGAACGATGTGGACCGTGAGCGTAGCTACGGGCCGAACTGCCTGAGCATACTCGGCTGCAATACGTTCTTCGCGTCGCAGAACGCCGGACTCCGCGCGTGGATCAACGGCGGCAATGGAAGTTTCCACGGGGGCACGTTCACGCTCCGGCGGGCGATGTCGAGGGGCTTCTCGTTCGACTTCAACTACACTCTGTCGCACGCCATCGACACTACGTCGTCGGCCGAATCGGGGTCCGGCAACGGCGGCGCCGTGATTCAGGACGCGTTCAATCCGGGTTCGTTCCGCGGATCGTCCGATTTCGACATCCGCCACAACCTGACGATGAACACGGTGGCGCAACTCCCGTTCGGCAAAGGAAAGCGTTTCCTCGGCAAGATTCCCGGCGCGCTGAATCAGATCGTCGGCGGATGGGAGACGTCGCTTATCGGGCGGTATCGTTCGGCGCTGCCGACCGTGATAACCCATGGTTCCGTCTGGCCGACCAACTATCTGAATAGCGCCCTGGGCATCCTGGCCACCGGGGCGACGAATCCGCAGGCCGGCGTCGGCTTCGACCAGACCGGCACACCGAGCATCTTCCGCAACACGAACGCAGCCGATAGTTTCGTGGCGCAATACCCGGGCCAGAGCGGCACACGCGCCATCGCCCGGCTGGCGCCAATGACGAACTTCGATTTCGGTTTGTTCAAGCGGTTCTTCCTGCCGATGGAAGGCCACACGCTGCAGTTCCGCGCCGAAGCGTTCAACGTCTTCAACAACGTGAACTTCTTCGATGCGAGTCTGCGGATCGATCGCCCCTCGACGTTCGGACAGTTCCAGCGGGCCATGCCGGCTCGGGTGATGCAGTTCGCCCTACGCTACGAATTCTAG
- the atzF gene encoding allophanate hydrolase yields the protein MPIANLAADYRSGARRPTKVVGEIAKRIAEEGERPVWISTFSRVELEKKAASLEANPQAANLPLYGIPFAVKDNIDVAGLETTAGCPAFAYRPERSAFVVEQLEKAGAIVIGKTNLDQFATGLVGVRSPYGACSSVFDANYISGGSSSGSAVAVASGLACFALGTDTAGSGRVPAAFNNLVGLKPSRGALSMSGVVPACRSLDCVSILAATTGDAAAVARVAAVFDAGDAFSRMPGAGGDAAPWATAAFRFGVPPQTQLEFFGDSEAAHLFDAAAGRLRSAGGEPVEVDWSPFREAAELLYSGPWVAERFAAVGAFVEANPAAVHPVVAEIIRGAAKYSAADAYRALYRLEELKRAAGEAWRRMDVLLLPTTGTTYTIEAVEADPVRLNANLGHYTNFVNLMDLAAVAVPAGFHSNRTPFGVTLIGQAHSDAGLLDAAARMLSEPLPYPAPPGSTPVGVLGAHLAGQPLNHELTSRGARLLRTARTAPSYRFYHLRDTTPPKPGLVHEPGFQGPGIEVEVWAVPDDRFGSFVAGVPAPLGIGTAVLEDGTAVKCFICEPYAVAGSTEITRFGGWRGYRASLSGTQ from the coding sequence TTGCCGATCGCAAACCTGGCCGCCGATTACCGGTCCGGCGCGCGCAGGCCAACGAAGGTTGTGGGCGAAATCGCGAAGCGCATCGCCGAAGAGGGAGAACGGCCGGTCTGGATCTCGACATTTTCGCGGGTGGAGCTCGAGAAGAAGGCGGCGAGCCTGGAAGCGAATCCGCAGGCGGCGAATCTTCCGCTGTACGGAATCCCGTTCGCGGTGAAGGACAACATCGACGTGGCGGGCCTCGAAACGACGGCCGGCTGTCCTGCGTTCGCGTATCGCCCGGAGCGCTCCGCGTTCGTGGTGGAGCAGCTCGAGAAGGCGGGTGCGATCGTTATCGGCAAGACGAACCTCGACCAGTTCGCCACGGGACTGGTTGGCGTTCGTTCTCCTTATGGCGCCTGCTCCAGCGTGTTCGACGCGAACTACATTTCGGGCGGATCGAGTTCCGGGTCCGCCGTCGCCGTGGCGTCGGGACTCGCCTGCTTCGCGCTTGGCACCGACACGGCCGGCTCCGGCCGCGTGCCGGCGGCGTTCAACAACCTCGTGGGACTCAAACCTTCCCGAGGCGCGTTGAGCATGTCCGGTGTAGTGCCGGCTTGCCGCTCGCTCGATTGCGTCTCGATCCTAGCCGCCACCACCGGCGACGCGGCGGCGGTGGCGCGCGTTGCGGCCGTGTTCGATGCAGGCGATGCGTTCTCACGGATGCCTGGCGCCGGCGGCGACGCGGCTCCCTGGGCGACCGCCGCGTTCCGCTTCGGCGTGCCGCCTCAGACGCAGTTGGAGTTCTTCGGCGATAGCGAAGCCGCACACCTGTTCGACGCCGCGGCCGGGCGCCTGCGATCGGCGGGCGGTGAGCCAGTGGAGGTGGACTGGAGCCCGTTTCGCGAGGCTGCTGAGTTACTCTACTCAGGGCCCTGGGTGGCCGAACGGTTCGCGGCCGTGGGAGCATTTGTCGAGGCAAACCCTGCCGCGGTTCATCCGGTGGTCGCGGAAATCATCCGCGGCGCCGCCAAGTACTCGGCGGCCGATGCTTATCGCGCGCTGTACCGGCTGGAAGAACTGAAGCGCGCGGCGGGCGAGGCGTGGCGGCGCATGGACGTGCTGCTGCTTCCAACCACCGGCACAACCTATACGATCGAGGCCGTGGAGGCAGATCCCGTGCGGCTGAACGCCAATCTTGGCCACTACACGAACTTCGTGAACCTGATGGACCTTGCCGCCGTGGCCGTGCCGGCGGGCTTTCACAGCAACCGGACGCCGTTCGGCGTCACGCTCATCGGGCAGGCGCACTCCGATGCCGGCCTGCTCGACGCCGCCGCACGGATGCTCTCGGAACCGCTTCCCTACCCCGCGCCGCCGGGCTCCACTCCGGTTGGGGTGTTGGGCGCGCACCTGGCCGGGCAGCCGCTGAATCATGAGTTGACATCGCGCGGGGCGCGGCTGCTGCGGACAGCCCGCACCGCGCCCAGCTACCGCTTCTACCATCTGCGCGACACCACACCGCCGAAGCCGGGCCTGGTCCACGAACCGGGATTCCAGGGACCGGGTATCGAAGTGGAGGTGTGGGCGGTGCCGGATGACCGCTTCGGGAGCTTCGTAGCCGGAGTGCCTGCGCCGCTGGGCATCGGAACGGCGGTTCTCGAAGACGGCACGGCCGTGAAGTGCTTCATTTGCGAGCCGTACGCCGTTGCCGGATCTACCGAGATCACGCGTTTCGGCGGCTGGCGCGGATATCGCGCGAGCCTATCCGGAACGCAGTAG